One region of Quercus lobata isolate SW786 chromosome 2, ValleyOak3.0 Primary Assembly, whole genome shotgun sequence genomic DNA includes:
- the LOC115963477 gene encoding protein FAR1-RELATED SEQUENCE 5-like encodes MAEEVAGIHTPPLQLTKINQDIRASEELQDVENLLGMVVHSEEEAYKLYNDYAIRIGFSVQKEKLRYAKNGVRQREYVCSKEGFPRDGDHLDDKKFKRLQTRIGCEASIRFTVTNGEWKVTHFNPNYNHELAKPEERPFLRSN; translated from the exons ATGGCTGAAGAGGTTGCTGGAATCCACACACCACCATTGCAATTAACCAAGATTAATCAAG ATATTAGAGCCAGTGAAGAACTACAAGATGTTGAAAATTTGCTTGGAATGGTGGTGCACAGTGAGGAGGAAGCATATAAATTGTATAATGATTATGCTATACGAATTGGGTTTAgtgttcaaaaagaaaaactcagatATGCAAAAAATGGTGTAAGACAACGAGAGTATGTGTGTTCGAAAGAAGGATTTCCACGAGATGGTGACCATTTGGATGATAAGAAATTCAAAAGATTACAAACTAGAATTGGTTGTGAGGCTAGTATCCGGTTTACAGTGACAAATGGTGAGTGGAAGGTTACTCATTTCAATCCTAATTATAATCATGAGCTTGCAAAGCCTGAAGAAAGACCATTTTTAAGGTCGAATTGA